From Halotia branconii CENA392, the proteins below share one genomic window:
- a CDS encoding 2OG-Fe(II) oxygenase, producing the protein MVQPLSQSNQPTTFKESLIELMQAKQNVSTACYAKKCNIFPLTYLDELKSAIMSSPYLADSQLSDRFNKTRGFSVVFKRSSILEVVRLFPYFQLYLETALKSACNAFYLNFLIIESGGCVETHVDCSLSDYGKVWTIPNLVSVLYIQVPEDLQGGELILEKGDRRVAQITPQVNTLLYFIGNLFHSVNSVQSSQPRISLICEQYTLAPERLQLIPEFEILSGATMKSS; encoded by the coding sequence ATGGTTCAACCTCTATCTCAATCAAACCAACCGACAACCTTTAAAGAGTCGTTGATAGAACTAATGCAAGCGAAACAAAACGTTTCTACTGCTTGTTATGCTAAAAAATGCAATATTTTTCCATTGACATATCTAGACGAACTCAAGTCTGCTATTATGTCATCTCCATATTTAGCAGATAGTCAGTTGAGCGATCGCTTCAATAAAACTAGAGGCTTTTCTGTAGTCTTTAAGCGTTCTAGTATTCTGGAAGTTGTCAGACTATTTCCTTATTTTCAACTCTATTTAGAAACGGCATTAAAGTCAGCTTGTAATGCCTTTTATCTCAACTTTCTAATTATAGAAAGTGGCGGTTGTGTAGAAACCCATGTTGATTGTAGTCTTTCTGATTATGGGAAAGTGTGGACAATTCCCAATTTAGTCAGCGTTCTTTACATTCAAGTTCCAGAAGATTTACAAGGCGGAGAACTAATTTTAGAAAAAGGCGATCGCCGAGTTGCCCAAATCACTCCTCAAGTTAACACTCTGCTTTATTTTATTGGCAACTTATTTCATTCAGTCAATTCTGTGCAAAGTTCGCAACCACGGATCAGTTTAATTTGCGAACAATACACTTTAGCTCCAGAAAGGTTGCAATTAATTCCTGAATTTGAAATTCTATCAGGCGCAACGATGAAAAGTTCGTAG